The following nucleotide sequence is from Ferruginibacter lapsinanis.
ATACTCACGAAATAATCCATACGACATATCATGCAATTCTATAGTACGGTAAATTCTTTTTTTATGATCGGGCAGATGTTCAATATCTGCACCAAATATTTCCATCGCAGCTATCAGGCTTACCAGGCCATGCCGCTTGTGTGCAGGCTTGCCCGTTAGCGGATGTGGGATCAATACCGTTTTATCTTCTTCTGTTTTACCAATATCATGCAGCAAGGCAACTATCTTCAGCTCGTTCCTCACTTGTTCTTTATCAAGATCCAATTGCCGTAAGATAGAAAACATTCTTCCGTAAAAACCTTCTTCATGTTTATTAAAGATGGCATCGATAGTATCATAAACTGCCAACAAATGATGAGAGAGCATTACCCCGCTGGTATTACTATGATGACTATCCACCATATTTTCAGCCTTTACCCACCAACCGGAATCTCTCACCTTTTTTTCCAACAGTTGCGGATCAAAGTCTGCTTTTTTCATGTTCACGTATTGATTATTTCAGTAGTTAAAACTAAATGTTTTTCCGGTTCATTATTTATAAAGTTTTATTCCATTCTATTTAAGACCTTTGCCTGATAAACAATAAAATATGAACTGGATCATACTCATCATCGCAGGGTTATTTGAGGTAGCATTTGCTTCCTGTTTGGGTAAAGCTAAAGAAGCAACAGGGAGTGATGTGTATTGGTGGTATGGCGGTTTTTTAATTGCTCTCACCATCAGTATGCTGCTGCTGGTTAAAGCAACGCAAAGTTTACCGATCGGAACCGCCTATGCCGTATGGACTGGAATTGGCGCAGTGGGCACAGCGTTGATGGGAATCTTTGTATTCAAAGACCCAACAAATTTCTGGCGCATTTTCTTCATCATTACCCTTATCGGTTCTGTCATCGGACTAAAATCTGTATCACACTAATTGCCACATAAACACACCTGGTTATCATCATATTTTCCACATTTCCCTTTGTTAACGATATACTAAAAACAGCAGTGTTTAATTTTTAAACCCTTTCAACGTTAATTTTGTCACCCGAATGAAATTAAGACTGACATACCTGTTCTTATTATGTATGCTGCTAACAGGCTATGGGTATGCCATTCCTCCGGCACAACAACATCATTCTAAACACTCTCCTGCTCAGCATAATAATATATTATGTTTCGGTAGTCATCTGCACACTGCTGTTGAACTCACGTATGCAGAAAATAATGATGAGAACGACGAGGACGAATCAGGATCCATCAGAAAAAAAACGATCAGCTTTACCTCTATGTACAATAAGGCAATTGTACTAAGTTATCTTTCCAATGCTCTCAACAACAAACAATGGAGTAACAAACAATATATTTACACTCCTTCCGACAGATACCTCTTTTTAAGAGTGATCAGGATCTGATTATATTCCATGCATCCGTTACTCAACTGCTGCTGATGCATATTTCCTCAACAACACATTGATCTTTTTACAATCGGTTCATCAACCGAACGGCGTCTGTATAGAAATTACTTACAGCCCGTGTATGTTCTATTAAACAATAACTCACGTATATCACCATGAACAGAATCGTATGGCTTATCAGCTTATGTACACTCATTTACAGTACTGGCTGCAAAACAAAAACAACAGAAAAAGAAGAAGCAGTTAAGTACACTGTTACCAGTGCCCTGAAAGCTGATACGTCTTTCACAAAAGACTATATCGCACAAATACAATCCGTCCGCAACATTGAAGTAAGGGCACAGGAAAAAGGATACCTGGAAAATATTTATGTAGATGAAGGGCAGTATGTAAAAGCCGGACAGGTGCTTTTCCGCATTATGCCTAAAATGTATGAAGCTGAGTTTTTAAAAGCACAGGCAGAAGCAAAAGCAGCCGAATTAGAAATGCTGAATACCAAAATGCTGGCAGATAAAAATATTGTTTCAAAAACAGAACTGTCTATTGCACAGGCAAAACTAGATGAGGCAAAAGCTGAGATGTCGTTGGCACAGGTACATCTTTCGCTTACCGAGATCAAAGCACCGTTTGATGGAGTGATTGACAGGATACGTTTTAAACTCGGCAGCCTGATAGATGAAGGTGGATTACTGACCACACTATCCGACAACAAATCTGTATATGCATACTTCAATGTATCAGAAAGTGAATACCTGAATTTCAAAACTCATAACAACGCAGGAGATAAACCCGTGGTAAGCCTGCTGCTGGCAAATAACGAAATGCATAAATACAAAGGAGAGGTAGAAACCATCGAAAGTGAATTTGATAATGCCACCGGAAATATTGCTTTCAGGGCAAAATTCCCCAACCCGGATATGTTGTTGAAACACGGAGAGACCGGAAAGGTACAAATGACGATCCCTATCAATAATGCATTGATCATTCCACAAAAAGCCACTTACGAAATGCAGGATAATATTTATGTGTATGTGGTAGATCAAAACAATGTGGTGAAAGCAAAAAAACTTACCATCAGAAACAAGATGCCTGATCTCTACGTGGTAGATTCCGGTATTACAGAAAACGATAAGATATTATTGGAAGGCGTGCAAAATGTAAAAGAAGATGATAAGATCAACTATCAATTCATCACACCCGATAAAGTGATCTCCAATCTTCAATTAATCAAATAATACAATTCAGGATTACTGCAAATAAAATACTATGTTCAATAAATTCATACACAGGCCTGTACTGTCAATTGTAATATCGCTGATGATCACCATACTGGGTGTGGTGGCATTGATACAATTGCCCGTAACACAGTTCCCTTCTATTTCCCCGCCTAAGGTAAACATCGCTGCTGAATATCCCGGAGCCAATGGCGAGCTGATGATCAAAGCTGTGGTAATTCCATTGGAAAGAGCTATCAATGGTGTTCCCGGTATCAAATACATTGCCTCCGATGCTGGTAATGATGGCGAAGCGTCTATACAGGTGGTATTTAATTCCGGTGTCGATCCCAACATCGCATCCGTAAATATTCAGAACCGTGTGGCTTCTGTGATCAACAAATTACCACCCATCGTTGTTCGTGAAGGAGTAAAAATTACCCGTGAGGAATCTAACATGTTGATGTATGTGAACCTCTACAGTACTGATACGGCACTGGATGAAAAGTTCCTGTTCAATTTCGCCGACATCAATTTACTGTCAGAGATCAAGAGTGTGAATGGTGTGGGTGTGGCCGATATCCTGGGCAACAGAGAATATGCCATGCGTATCTGGCTAAAGCCCGATCGCATGACTGCCTATAAAATTTCTGCAGATGATGTATTGAAAGCATTAGATGAACAAAGCTTAGAAGCTTCACCCGGCAAAACAGGCGAAAGCTCAGGAAGAAGATCACAGGCTTTTGAATATGTATTAAAATACCCCGGCCGTTTTACAACCAAAGAAGGATATGAAAATATTATTCTCCGGTCTAGTCCCGATGGAGAGATACTGCGTGTGAAAGATGTGGCCGAAGTGGAGTTTGGCAGCAGCTATTATGATATCTATTCCGGTCTCAACGGCAAACCTTCTGCCGCTATCATGATCAAGCAATCCTATGGAAGTAATGCCAGCGAGGTAATAAAAAATATCAAAGCTAAAATGGAAGAGATCAAGAACACTTCATTCCCCAAAGGAATGAATTATGAGATCAGCTATGATGTTTCTACTTTCCTCGATGCCTCTATTGAAAAAGTATTACACACCTTGGTAGAAGCATTTATACTCGTAGGTATAGTAGTGTTTTTATTCCTCGGAGATTGGCGCTCTACTTTAATCCCCGCCATTGCTGTTCCGGTTTCATTGATAGGCACATTTATCTTCATGCAGTTCTTCGGCATCACACTCAATCTTATCACCTTATTTGCATTGGTATTGGCCATTGGTATTGTGGTAGATAATGCCATCGTCGTTGTGGAAGCAGTACATGCTAAAATGGAAGAAAAGAATTTAAGTCCGGCCTACGCAACCGAAGAAGCCATGCATGAGATCAGCGGTGCAATTATTGCCATCACATTGGTAATGGCAGCAGTATTTATTCCCGTGGCATTCATGTCTGGGCCGGTAGGTATCTTCTACCGACAGTTCTCTATCACCATGGCTACATCTATTGGTCTGTCAGGTTTAGTGGCACTAACGTTAACCCCTGCCCTATGTGCCATGCTGTTAAAAAATACACATGGTGCAAAAAGAAAACAAACTCCTTTAAGAAAACTCTTAGATGGATTTAATAATTGGTTCGAAAGAACACTGGGTAAATACAAAAGCATTCTCGGGTTCATTGTCAATAAAAGGATCATCTCCCTGTTGGCATTGTTCGGTTTTTGTGCCGGCATCTGGTTCTTAAATACTCAGTTACCATCTGGCTTTATTCCTAACGAAGACCAGGGTATGTTTTACGCCATTGTGCAAACCCCTCCCGGTGCCACATTAGAGCGTACCAATGAAGTGGTAGGACAATTACAAAGAATTGCCCAGGGCATGGAAGATGTAAAATCAGTTTCCTCCCTGGCAGGTTTCGAAATTTTATCTGAAGGTACCGGGGCAAACTCTGGTACCTGCCTGGTAAACCTTAAAGACTGGAGTGATAGAAAACATTCTGTAAATGATATCATCAAAGAGTTCGAAGAAAAAGCGAAAGACATACAAGGTGCCACAGTAGAATTCTTTCCTCCTCCTGCTGTTCCCGGCTATGGTGCCGCCGGCGGGTTTGAGTTGCGTTTACTGGATAAAGCCGGAAGTGGCAACTACAAAAAAATGGAAACAGTAAATAATGATTTTGTAAGAGCCTTAAACAAAAGGCCTGAGCTCTCTTCAGTATTTAGTTTCTACAGTGCCAGCTTTCCGCAATACATGTTAACGGTAGATAACGATGCAGCCCAACAAAAAGGAGTCACCATCGAAAATGCGATGAATACATTATCTACGTTGGTAGGTAGTAACTACGAAACCAATTTCATTCGTTACGACAGGCAGTATAAAGTAATGGTACAGGCATTGCCGCAATACAGAGCATTGCCCGAAGACATCTTAAAACTATATGTCAAAAATGATAAAGATGAAATGGTACCATTCTCTGCGTTCATGCACATGGAAAAAGTATATGGCTTATCAGAGATAACACGGCATAATATGTACAACTCTTCTGAGATCAGCGGTGCAGCAGCTCCCGGTTATAGTAGTGGTGCCGCTATCAAAGCCGTTGAAGAAGTGGCTAAAAAAACATTACCAAGAGGATTTGGAATAGACTGGGCTGGTATCTCAAAAGATGAAGTAGCACAGGGCAATCAAGCCATATATATATTCTTGATCTGTTTGGTGTTTGTTTATTTGCTATTGGCAGCACAGTACGAAAGTTTTGTATTGCCGTTACCGGTTATTCTTTCTTTACCAGCCGGTATCTTCGGCGCCTTCCTGTTATTAAAAATATTAGGACTCGAAAATAATATCTATGCACAGGTAGCAATGGTAATGCTCATTGGTCTGCTCGGTAAGAATGCGGTATTGATCGTTGAATTTGCAGTACAGAAACATCGTTCAGGCAGCACCGTATTGCAGGCAGCTATCGAAGGTGCAGCAGTAAGGTTCCGCCCCATCTTAATGACATCTTTCGCATTCATCGCCGGCCTGATACCATTGGTAAAAGCAACAGGACCCGGTGCCGTAGGAAACAGAACCATCGGTTCTGCCGCAGCAGGCGGTATGCTGCTGGGTACTGTATTTGGCGTACTGCTCATACCCGGCTTATACTACATCTTCGCCTTAATATCAGAAAAGAACCCGATGGTAGAAGATGAATACGAAAATCCTTTAACAGAAGAAATTGATAACAATGTTGAACCTATCTAAAATATACACATGCATTGCCGTTATCTGCCTGGTGCAGATAGGCTGCAAAGTACCGGCAATTGTTGAGAACAAAGCAAAGCCAACAGTCCCATTATCTTACGGCAATTCCACCGACACGGCAAATTCTGCAGCCATTCAGTGGCGTACATTTTTTGCCGATAAAGACCTGGAGACTCTGATCGACACAGCACTTAAAAACAACAAAGAGCTATTGATCACCTTACAGGAAATAGAAATTGCCCGGAATGATATACGGGTAAAAAAAGGACAGCTATTACCAAGCGTGATAGGTGGTGGTGGTATTGGTGTTGAAAAAGTAGGTCGCTACACCAGCCAGGGTGCAGGCGATGCATCTACAGAGATCAAGCCCGGCACGGAAGTTCCCGACTGGCTGCCCGATTACAAAGTAGGCGCATACGCCACCTGGGAGATAGATATCTGGAAAAAGCTCCGCACTGAAAAAAAGGCGGCCGTTACCCGCTATCTCTCTACTGTAGAAGGCAAAAACTTTTTGATAACAAATCTCATTGCAGAGATAGCCAATGATTATTATGAATTGCTGGCGTTGGATAATCAGTTGGAGATCGTAAAGCAAACCATCACACTGCAACAAAATGCATTGGAAGTAGTGAAGGTGCAAAAAGATGCAGGAAGAGAGACCTCATTAGCGGTCAAAAAATTCGAAGCCGAAGTACTCAATTCCCAAAGCAGAGAATTTGATATTCAGCAAAAAATAAAAGAGACAGAGAATGAGATCAATTTTTTATTGGGCAGGTATCCCCAACCGGTAGTTCGTAATACTACAGCATTTTTCAATGCAGTGCCGCAGCAGGTACAAACCGGTATCCCTTCGCAGTTGTTACAACAGCGGCCCGATATCAAACAGGCCGAGCTCGATCTGGCTGCAGCAAAACTCGATGTAAAAGTTGCCCGTGCAGAATTTTATCCATCATTCGGCATCTCCTCTTCCATCGGTTTCAATGCATTCAAGCCATCGTACCTGGTAAAATTCCCTGAGTCGCTGTTGGCATCGTTGGCCGGTGATGTAGCCGGTCCGCTCATCAACAAAAATGCCATCAAAGCAGAATTTGACAATGCCAATGCAAGACAAACACAGGCACTCTACAATTATGAAAAAACAATTTTAAATGCCTGCATCGAAGTATCAACTGAATTATCAAACCTAAGCAACCTGGAGAAGACCTATCAGTTGAAATCAAAAGAAGTAAATGCACTCACTGCATCCATCGACATCTCCAACGACCTCTTCAAATCAGCAAGAGCCAACTACTTTGAAGTATTGATGACACAAAGAGATGCAGTAGAATCAAAATTAGAATTGATAGAAACCAAGCTCCATCAGTTCAACGCCGTTACCAACCTCTACCGCTCCTTAGGCGGCGGCTGGCAATGATCGCACAGCATACTAATAACACAATCCCATACGCCCTGGCGTATGGGATTGTGTTATGTAACAAACATTAATACTACTCCGCCGTTGTTGGTCGCCTGACCAACAACTTTCAATACAACCCATAACACTCAATATAATCAACCATTATAATGAGTTAGAAATCCAAAATCATCCGTAATTCCACTGCTGTAATAAAATTTTGCACTACTGTAAAAATATTACCATAGTTGGTCAGGCGACCAACTATGGCGAAGCCCCTTCCACACCCTATCCAAAAAACATAAACCCTTCGCCCCTAAGAATAGAATTACCAATGCCGAAGCCACAGTAGTACAAAAGATGCACATAGCTATACGGCAGAAACGGGCTGTAATCGTTTCTGCCTTGAATTTTTTTGTTACTTTTTTGTTTCAAGACAAAAAAGTAAAATCATCAATCATAACAAGCAATCCAAAAAACATAAACCCTCCGCCCCTAAGAATAGAATTACCAATGCCGAAGCCACAGTAGTACAAAAGATGCACATAGCTATACGGCAGAAACGGGCTGTAATCGTTTCTGCCTTGAATTTTTTTGTTACTTTTTTGTTTCAAGACAAAAAAGTAAAATCATCATTCATAACAAGCAATCCAAAAAACATAAACCCTCCGCCCCTAAGAATAGAATTACCAATGCCGAAGCCACAGTTTGCAAATCCCGAGCGTAGTCTCGGGAAGTACAGCAGATGCACATAGCTACTTGAACGAAAGAGGCTGTATTTCTTTCGTTCTTGAATTTTTTTGTTACTACTGAGCTTGTCGAAGTATTGTTTCAAGACAAAAAAGTAAAACCATCATTCATAACAAGCAATCCAAAAAACATAAACCCTCCGCCCTTAAGAATAGAATTACCAATGCTGAATTCACAGTAGTACAAAAGATGCACATAGCTATACGGCAGAAACGGGCTGTAATCGTTTCTGCCTTGAATTTTTTTGTTACTACTGAGCTTGTCGAAGTACTGTTTCAAGACAAAAAAGCAAAATCATCATTCATAACAAGCAATCCAAAAAACATAAACTCTCCGCCCCTAAGAATAGAATTACCAATGCTGAATTCACAGTAGTACAACAGATGCACATAGCTATACGGCAGAAACGGGCTGTAATCGTTTCTGCCTTGAATTTTTTTGTTACTTTTTTGTTTCAAGAGGTAACTATATATCTGTTAGACCATGAGGGTAAAAAATTAGCACATACCCCAATGTGCTATTGCTCTAATTATAGCAATTATACATATTAAAGCTATAACAGCTACTAAAATTGCTATTAACTTCATATCATGTTTTTCCTCGGGTGTCATTTCTTTTTAGCAGCTTTCTTTACAGGCTTAGGATTACCCTTTACAGATGCAGCCATTATGTTATGGAATAAGGCAGATGCCTCTTTAGGTGTTTTGTCGATATCTTTTTTTACTGCTTTTGCCATAGATAATAAAGGTACAAATATTTACTTCATTTTAATAGCGTCATACTTAATGGAATGGAATTTTAAAAAATGTCATACTTAATGGATACATAATCTTAGCTTGTCATAGATATTGGATTCTTGGCTTCATTACTTTGCATCTATAATATTAAGATGAGTTTAACACCGATATATAAACGTTTCAAAAATCAAAAAGAATGCATCCTGTATTTGGAAGGCATTTTTTGGGATGGTTCACCTATTTGCCCCTTTTGTGGATATAGAAAATATAATACTATCCAAACAGAAAATAGGTATAGGTGCAAGGCGTGTAAATCGCCATTCAGCGTAACTGTATTAACACTTTTTCATAAAACAAAGGTTGATTTGCAAAAATGGTTTTTTGCTGTTTCAAATGATCATCTTACTTGCCGTAAACTAGCTAAGCAAATTGGAGTAACAAAAGACACCGCACATTTTATGTTAGTGCGAATCTCGATAGCCCGTCGTAATAGACCTGACATTATAAATAAAATAAAAAAAGAAATATATGAGCAATATTATTAAAGCAACACACGAAGGAGAAATAACAATTGGAACGGCTAACTTAAAGGTCGCTGTTCTTTCAAATCGCAAACGAATTATTACTCAGTCTGCAATTTTTGAAGCATTTGGAAGACCAATGCGTGGCTCAAGATCATTAGCTGATCAAGATGTTCCAAAACTGCCTGGTTTGATAGATGCAAAGAACCTTAAACCATTCATATCTAATGAGTTATATGAACTGATCAAAGTTGTGGAATATGAAGATTTAAAAGGTAAACGAACGGACGGATATGACGCAACAATTTTGCCGTTAATATGCGAAGTATATGTTGATGCAAGAAATGCAATAAAATCCAATGGAACACCAGTACTAACAACCAAGCAGATGCCAAATGTATTTGCTGCTGAAACTGTTTTAAGGGCATTAGCAAAAGTTGGTATTATTGGGTTGGTAGATGAAGTGACAGGTTATCAGGAAGAAAGAGATAAAAACGCATTACAAGAGTTTTTATCAAGGTTTATAAAAGAACAACGTGGTGTGTATATGCCAACATACCCTGATGATTTTTTTGAAGCCTTATTTAAAATGAGAGGATTAAATTGGTCTTTGGCTAACAAAGGTAAAAAACCGCAGTACTTTGGTCATTTACTTAATAATTATGTTTATGAGAGAATTGGGCCTAAAGTCTTAGAAGAATTAAGGCGAGTAAGTCCTAAAGATGAAGTAACGGGGAAAAGGAAGGGGAAGTATACCCAATATATTGACGAAAAATACGGACATCCAAAGCTTAAAGATCATTTAATGATATTAACCGCTTTCGCAAAAGCAGCGGGATACAATTGGAATGCATGGGAAAGAATGGTTAATAAAGCATTACCAAAATTCGGTAAGGACGGAAGTCAGATACAAGAATTAGGATTCGAAGAAGAATAAAGAAGCCGAATGAGCGGGGGTGAAAATTGATCTCATTAGTCAACTGTAATCGAGTTTAGCAGACTCACCCCGCTTCATTTTATTAAAGGTACAAAATTATTTTTAAAATAATTAGTTGTTAGTTTGCAATTACAAACTAAAATACTATCTTTGTTATATGAAAGTTGAGATTAAACATTTAATGAACATTAAAAACTACGCTGATAGAGAAGGTGTGACAGCATCTTATATATACAAATTGATAAAAGAAGGCAAGATGAGCAGCTTTGTTATTGATGGCATACAATTTATTGAAACAGACAAATACCCTACTATTCCAGTAGCGAATAGGAGGAAATAATTTTTTTATCATAATAGTTGAAAGTTATAAACTACAAAATAATGAAAACATTCAAAAACATATTAGATTTCCAGAAAGAGTTTAGCAACGAAGAGAAGTGCAGAAAGTATTTAGAAGAACAACGTTGGAACGGTACACCCGCCTGTCCTTTTTGTGGCTCTATAAATGTACATCGTTTCCCTAATAGTAAAATATTCAAGTGTAGAGAAAAGCAATGCAGACAAAAGTTTAGTGTTACTGTGGGAACAATTTACGAAAACACAAAAATTCCTTTGGCTAAATGGTTTTTAGCTACTTACATTTTATCGGTACATAGTAAAGGGATTAGCAGTTTACAGTTAGCATCATGGTTGGGAGTAACCCAAAAGACTGCATGGCATTTAAACCACCGTATTCGTGAAATGCTGACAGATAACGCACCCGAACTATTAGAAGGTATTGTTGAGTGCGATGAAACTTATGTAGGCGGTAAAGAAGCTAACAAACATAAAAGCAAAAGAAAAGTAAAGGCAGGTGTAGGCGGTAAGACTATGGTATTTGGTGCTGTACAACGTGACGGTAAAGTGAGAACAAGAGTTATCCCACAAACTAACTTAGAAAATGTAACTAATGCAATAGAAGATTTTGTTGCAAAGGATAGTACTATGGTAACAGACGAACACCATGCGTATAAAAAAGTTGGTGAAAAGTATAACCATAAAACTGTTAACCACAGGGATAAAGAATATGTACGTAATGAAAAGGGTTTGAAAGTACATACAAACAACATTGAAGGTTATTGGAGCATCTTAAAGAAACAAATAGACGGCATACATCATTCAGTTAGTCCAAAACACTTACAACGTTATTGTAACGAAAGTGCTTTCAGGTATAATAACAGAGGTGTATTTCAAGATGAAAGATTTGCGGCTGCATTGGCTAATTGTAACGGTTCTTTAAAGTATAAACAACTAACAGGTAAATAATGAAAGACGGAATATTTTTAAAGGAAATGGGCAGCAAGATCAAAGCAGAAAGGTTAGCCAACAAACACTCATTAAGGGAGTTGGGTTTGTTGGCAGGGCTACATCTTACAAGCCTATGGTTTATTGAGAATGGCAGGAAGGATATACATATACTAAACTTAAAGAAAATTGCAGACGTTTATAATAAGGATGTGAAAGATTTTTTATAATTAATACGGTTCATTGATTAGCTGGTCATCAGGAATCTCGATTATTATCTTATTGCAATTATAGTCAAAAGTTATTTTGAATTTTGACAAAAACTCCGTGAACCCTAAAATTGGCGGCATTAGGTCGTGATCTACACAGCTTATTAAACTATTTTCACTCCGCCAAATCTTGGTATTTTTATTAGGTGATAAAAGGGTAATAGTAAAAGTATGTTTCCATGTTTCTACATGACCAGCACCCACACCTTGTGTAATAGAGTTTTGTACGCCATCCCCTTTTAAATTATGCCATGTAGCGTCTGCTATATAATTTGTAAAGACGCTATCATCTGCCCCCGTATCTAATAGTGCGTAAACTGCTATCGAAATATTTTCGATAGGGTTAGTAATAATTATAGGTACATGAGGGGATAAAGTAACACCCTTATCATAAAAAGGATACTCAAATATTGCCATTAGAAAACGTAAGTATGACCTCTTTCGGGAATAAAAAATAAAAAGAACTTAGAACATATCTTTTGAGCCTGAAAAGAAACATCTTTAGGGTTTTTACCTTCTGAAATAATTTTATCGTTCACATCCAACGCTACCCATCTTGAATCAGCATGCTTAGGCCTTACTGTCAAAACAAATTTTTGTTGTTGTTTTTGTACCATAACCGAAAGGGTTTATTTTAAATAAAGTTTTATATATTATTAACAGAACAAATTAAAGCCCAGTTTATTGTATTTTGTTGCATAAAATTGTTAAAAACGTCATAAGATAGGTCTAATAGTGGGTGGTTCATCTAATGTATTGTAGGTTTAGGTTTGACAAATATAGTAGAATAACACATAAAACCTAGCCTATTATAGAAAAAATTTCTTATAACGAAATAAAAAAATATTTAATATATATGGTAGCTGTTTGGTGATTATATACAATTTTCATGGTCTAACAGGTAT
It contains:
- a CDS encoding IS1595 family transposase, with the translated sequence MKTFKNILDFQKEFSNEEKCRKYLEEQRWNGTPACPFCGSINVHRFPNSKIFKCREKQCRQKFSVTVGTIYENTKIPLAKWFLATYILSVHSKGISSLQLASWLGVTQKTAWHLNHRIREMLTDNAPELLEGIVECDETYVGGKEANKHKSKRKVKAGVGGKTMVFGAVQRDGKVRTRVIPQTNLENVTNAIEDFVAKDSTMVTDEHHAYKKVGEKYNHKTVNHRDKEYVRNEKGLKVHTNNIEGYWSILKKQIDGIHHSVSPKHLQRYCNESAFRYNNRGVFQDERFAAALANCNGSLKYKQLTGK
- a CDS encoding helix-turn-helix domain-containing protein — protein: MKDGIFLKEMGSKIKAERLANKHSLRELGLLAGLHLTSLWFIENGRKDIHILNLKKIADVYNKDVKDFL
- a CDS encoding DUF5678 domain-containing protein, producing MVQKQQQKFVLTVRPKHADSRWVALDVNDKIISEGKNPKDVSFQAQKICSKFFLFFIPERGHTYVF